cTCCTGGACCGCCACCAGCAACAGCTTCGTCGTCTGGGACCCGCACCTCTTCGCCACCCTGCTGCTGCCGAGCTACTTCAAGCACAGCAACTTCTCCAGCTTCGTCCGACAGCTCAACACCTATGTAAGTATCAGACCTCTCCCCCTTCTCCTTGCTGCTTTGCTTTGGGCCCTTTATGCCTAAATTGATTGGTTGGTTGACGCCAGTTGCTGGTAAACCACAAGGGTTAGGAATGACTGGAGCTTGGGATTACTAAAAGTACTGGAGTATCTGCTCACCCGGGGATTACTGAAATTTTGATGTATCCAACTTTGCCTCGTGTTCACAGTCCTAGCGGCTCTAGTTCACAAAGTATGGCAGGGGATCATTGACATATGAATAGACCAAGTTAGTTAGAGAGTGATTGACATCACTAGTGGTTTGGGGGTCTCACAGTGGCATTGTGGCTTGAGGACTATGAGGATGAAGACAAGGTCCAGTTTGCAGTCTAATTAATAGATCAAATTTTAGCTACCATTATTCTCCCTACATACCTCCATCTTTATGGATGCTGTTTTAATTTCAATGAAGTTgtgctgcaacatattatgtaCATGTTCGCCTAGGTACCTAAGAAGAAATAACCAATAGGATGATAGCCGATACTTGGTAGTACGTGTCATGTTTTCGTTTTATGCAACAATTCATAAAAATTCTCGGAATCTACAGAGTCAGTTGACATCAACTTGGAATGTACAAGCACACGATAACCTTAAAGCCAGCTGCTAGTTTGTGtgtgctatttttatttttagacaCTGGTTCGTAAAAATCCTTGAATTAACCAAAGTTGCAAGTACTTGAGTCAAATCCATAACCTACAGAATTACCTGAGTGCAATTTGGAATTACAAGCACATGGTAAAATTGAAAATAGGCGAAAAGCCTAAGATAGTTGTGTTCTGAAATTGAAGATGTACAAAATTTAAAGCCTTGATACTTTGGCCAAAAGATCTGATCAGAAAGAGTAAAAAAGGATGTTTGTTATGCTACTGTCTGTGTTGCCTGTAGTAGAAAAATTGATATTTTGGCCAAAAGATCAGAAAGAGTAAGAGAGGAAGTATGGTATGTTAGTGTCTATGTTTCCTCTAGTAGCATTGCCGATAATGTGGGTTATTCTcttatatatatgatatatcctaAAAAGTTGCGTGTGTTGGAAGAACAAATGTTACAGGATGATTGTTGCATTTTTAGGAGAACCTTGAGATTTTTTTGTTTTGGGGAGGTTTGTGCGTTGAGTTAATCTGTGGGTAGTTTTATTGACCTTATAAGTCTTTGAGAGCATGTGTGCAGTCACCAACTCAATGCTCTCATGATGATGTTAGCTCCGAGTTGGTTTCACACATTATAGTTAGGCTATCACCTGATCTTTTGAGTAAAATCTTCCAGTTGATACTTCATTTGTTTGCCTTGAGTAAAATCTTCCAGTTGATACTTCATTTGTTTGCCTTGAGTAAAATCTTCCTATTGATACTTCATCTTGCCTTGAGTAAGCTTCCAGTTCATACAATATTaaaggatgaagatgaagaggaaagTTGACAAATAAAGTGAAGAACTGAAACCAGCAAACTGAAAAATGTATCATGAGAACTGAAACTTGTCATAAAGAGGTAAATTAGATATTCTTACAGGCTCATcttcttcacactctctctctctctctctctctctctgccactGTTGTTTCTCTAAATTTCTGAATGGTTAATTTGCTGTTGGATAAACCTTCTTTCTGCCTTATTTAATTATCCGATTTCTGACATGGTTGTTACCGCCTTTGGCAGGGCTTCAGAAAGGTGGATCCTGACAGGTGGGAATTTGCAAATGAGGGATTCTTGCGAGGGCAGAGGCACCTTCTCAGAAATATTAAGCGCCGGAAACCTACACACGGGTCTCAGAATCAGCAATCTCTTGCCTCCTACCTTGAGGTGGGAAACTTTGGACATGACGTGGAGATAGATCATTTGAAAAGGGACAAGCAGCTCTTGATGGCTGAAGTGGTCAAGCTCAGGCAGGAGCAACAGAACACAAGGTCAGGTCTGCAAGCCATGGAAAAGAGGCTGCAAGGAACCGAGCAGAAGCAACAGCAGATGATGTCGTTCTTGGCGCGAGTCATGCAGAATCCCGTTTTCATACGCCAGCTGATCTCCCAGAGTGAGATGAGGAAGGAGCTTGAAGATGCCATCTCAAATAAAAGACGGCGCCGCATCGACCAGGGACCTGAAGCCGTCGATAGCATGGGCACTGGCTCTACCCTGGAGCAAGGGTCACATGTAATGTTTGAGCAGCAGGAGCCAGTGGATTCATTCGTGAACGGTGTCATATCCGATCTTGAAAGCTCGTCCGTCGATACAAAGGGAGCTGAGGTGCAGCAGAGTGTTGCTTCCAGCCGTTCGGAGCAACTGAGAGGCAGGCCCAGTGGAGAGCTAAATGATGATTTCTGGGAGGACCTGCTGCATGAAGGGGGGCTCGGCGAGGAGGCCAGCAACCTTGTGGTTCCAGATGACATGAACTTGTTGGCTGAGAAGCTGGACTAGCTCTACTCGAAGAACAGGAATTCCAGACAATAATCCATCGCATTCTATCGCCGAGCAGCCTTGAGAATCCTTACCAGAATGCCTGTtgttatatatgtatatatatgtctGTTTCGGCCATGATCAGTCAGTTGAGTGGATCACTGCTGCCTTTGGTGATGATGCCACCATATTATCTTAGCGTCGGTCTTATTTTCGTCAATGCCATGTTTGGTTCAACTTCTGGGAGGATTCTAGTGGGTTGCTTGCGATTACGAGGGATCATCTATCTGCCAGTGTCTCTGTGCAAAGATTTTAGTCGGATTGGGCTGTATGCCTGTATCCATCTAGTTTTCTGATAGCTAGTGTCATCCATATGAGAATAAATATGATACGTAGTACCCAGTATATGGCACGCATATGTGCagtgattgtatctggatgatatTGATGTACAGTAGTATCATGGTGTGTCTATGTGTAATGTACTTGCTACCATCTTCTTTTAGGCAACTGTACTTGTTGCTTCCTTTGGGAGGCTTTGTACTGTATCCTGTATTCCTCACTAAGGAATTGGTATCTAAAGTTCCTCACATTAAGAAAGTTCATATCAGAAGTAAACAGCATTAATTCCTGACTTGTAAACCCTGATGCATTGCATTAGACCTGTAAGTTTATCACGGAGTATGTCACAATTTCTGTTGTTTTCTCCCACATTGCATTTGTGTAAGTTAAAATTTATTTGCTTGGTTTTAGAACAAAACACTTACTTCCATAAACTAGGTTGCAAGATAAATCACTTCACAAACCTAACAGCTTATACATTGCTTACCATATAGCTAATGAAGAGTTGATATATGTACTCGTTGTTTTATCTTCTGATACGGCCAAACTAAATATTACTTGAAACTCAACAGCCAGTCGCCAggtatatatataactataataaaataaataaataaaaaatatggcAAACCGATGCTTCGTTGAACATGCTTTTATCATAGAACAGATGCAGTAGAATCTTTTTCAAAATGTGGGCAATAACTTTGCAGTATGGACATTACATTCCATTGGGTGTTGAATGATAGATTGGGCAGTACAACCGTTGAACAAAATTGAATACTTTCTCCACGAAATGTCAGAAATGCAAATCAAATCTAGACCCTCTTCTTCCGAGCAGAAGatgccggcgacggcggcgccgagCATGAGCAGAGACCGCGCAGAATGGCAATGACAGCAAACACGGCGTATGGAACATACATCTGAAGCAGCTTCGTGGTTGCCTTCCCTGAGCCCAGCATCTCACCAAATATTGCCGACTGAAACAATTGCAATCACTATTAGTAGGAACGGAATCAAGATAATAACCATAGTGATATGGTAGCGATTGACTGAAGCTGGTGACACAGAAAATTTAGAGATGCTGATCTATTCAATTGCCAAGTAAGAAAGCTTAAACGGCCATGCATCGGATCAGATCATTCGTTCACACGAAATAGGCAGATCCACATCGTTGTCCCTAACTTATCACGAACATACATCTAGAAATGCTCTGCTGAGACGCGGAGTGATTGGGTTACTGTGGAGTTGACCTCTGATTTTGCAGATCCGAAGGATAGGCGGCACATTTAGTAGCAGACCGACATGCTCTCGATAAATCGTGGACAGGGAATAGAGCGGGGAGGGGGCGAGAGATGGGGATTACCAGGGAGGTGAGGGTGGTGACGCCGACCATGAGGGAGGTGGTGGCGGCCCATCGGCGGCGGGCGAGGACGCCGTAGACGGTGGCGACGGAGAGCGGCCAGAGGAAGGCGAGCTCGAGGCACAAGaggccgcggaagaaggccggcgGCTGGGCCATGAGGTAGTCGTCGAACTCGGCGGCGTACCAGCGCTTGAGGTCCCGCAGCTGCGCCGGGTAGGCGTCGTGCGAGAGGACGGCCTGCGCGTCGATGAGCGGGACCCCCACCGCGATGGTGAGGGAGAAGAGGACGACCACCGCGTCCGCCACCGCCGAGACGACGCCCATCGCTTCTGCCGTGCCCGTGCGTgcctggtcgtggtcgtggtcgtgggtGCGTGATGTACCTGGCTGGGATCTGAATATCTGATGAAATGGCTTGTTTTTGTTTCGCGTGCGGGGTTATTTTACGAGCCTGGGCAGAAACACACCAAAGGTGGGAGAAGAAGAGCATGTGAAAGCCTCAGAGTTATTCtcacttactccctccgtccggaaatactcgtcggaggaatgcatgtatctagatgtattttagttctaaatacatttatttttatgcatttctccaacaagtattttcggacggagggagtacatacaacATGCAAACACACCTTCTCATAAGTTCATCTCTAACCGATCCCTTAAAAGCCTCTAACGAAGTATATATATGAGAGACAAACGCACTTAGCCAATCTCTTAAACGGTTAAAGAAGTTAAAAGATAAATAAGAGTTGGCCTCCAAAAGCAGCTTGAGTCTCTCAAATATATTCTATCGGTGTCGCTTCTCAGGATAATTTTCGGCCGTCTCCACTACCGCCCGAGGCACCACCACAGCCCCCGATTCCGGCTGGAATAGATCCGAAGGCTCCTCCGCTACCCTGTCGGGTGCGACGGCATTGGAATGGacccccccctcccccgc
This window of the Triticum aestivum cultivar Chinese Spring chromosome 5D, IWGSC CS RefSeq v2.1, whole genome shotgun sequence genome carries:
- the LOC123123187 gene encoding sigma intracellular receptor 2, producing the protein MGVVSAVADAVVVLFSLTIAVGVPLIDAQAVLSHDAYPAQLRDLKRWYAAEFDDYLMAQPPAFFRGLLCLELAFLWPLSVATVYGVLARRRWAATTSLMVGVTTLTSLSAIFGEMLGSGKATTKLLQMYVPYAVFAVIAILRGLCSCSAPPSPASSARKKRV
- the LOC123123185 gene encoding heat stress transcription factor A-2e; translation: MMNPVKVEGRPTPTPSPAAAGGGGAPRPMDGLGDAGPTPFLAKTYDMVDDPATDAVVSWTATSNSFVVWDPHLFATLLLPSYFKHSNFSSFVRQLNTYGFRKVDPDRWEFANEGFLRGQRHLLRNIKRRKPTHGSQNQQSLASYLEVGNFGHDVEIDHLKRDKQLLMAEVVKLRQEQQNTRSGLQAMEKRLQGTEQKQQQMMSFLARVMQNPVFIRQLISQSEMRKELEDAISNKRRRRIDQGPEAVDSMGTGSTLEQGSHVMFEQQEPVDSFVNGVISDLESSSVDTKGAEVQQSVASSRSEQLRGRPSGELNDDFWEDLLHEGGLGEEASNLVVPDDMNLLAEKLD